Proteins from a genomic interval of Lolium perenne isolate Kyuss_39 chromosome 1, Kyuss_2.0, whole genome shotgun sequence:
- the LOC127309580 gene encoding uncharacterized protein → MPPEPDSAAGLAAAVLAASTPRAAAEAVSSVAAFLRRHHADQPRAFFADALPALLFRLFVSRAPDSPPCFLDLAAHDPALAYLLESLLAPSGPLLAAISAADRHALLRFTFPRERLPDWLGFALSSSDQVISPLLAGRVGSKLHLSVFEYYLFWFAYHPIPATTSANPSPGPSKPPPSTWKPSLKPRARLESWVSTIAPTAGRNPDSKPHTSLYLNLLHAYLKEFVPSDCAPPRGTLLHQNSRHGVDAAESFRRVEFLVHTLVQFWLVGNDFSPLPVQTSRAYGLPLLSLLSRANTTLSDRLPAPGLGNAVKLLVMYLNSSSGVPDVRNVFDAMLSRKKPCESPAGYWNPLLQRPLYRFTLRTFLFCPMGADIENVAQAFSAWMVYMEPWKVQQGDFNEYDLPPPGGRNVHCVGDGKRLNCDAEYSPAWQGYVLSNYLFYSSLVVHFLRFAHKFIHSDVASVLQMVSKVLQVLGSSELLGLIYKVDAAYHSNLSDSQSCCLDDVLKYLPAIREQLQDWEDGLSKHNTDVSFLHVERNSNLRLFSFDDNGAYNLLKLLLLRAESEIQGLPGDAMITLQTLDVIKSNMKKVFYKHVESSQANNLPEGEHNQHHVRGDVFIPKHPSPGKSSLADMKNNGDWMTRPISDTEVAWLARRLICFSSWLNETLQLKHAVTDVAPTGPIIIKVDQNEPSRVGGPKDAARMVLVGVFTLFMVVGQWILRFMRMHRIRINLRILASKKLLALAVLYMVYSIAKNMLS, encoded by the exons ATGCCGCCGGAGCCGGACTCCGCGGCGGGCCTCGCGGCGGCCGTCCTCGCCGCGTCCACCCCGCGCGCCGCGGCGGAGGCGGTCTCCTCGGTCGCGGCCTTCCTCCGCCGCCACCACGCGGACCAGCCGCGCGCCTTCTTCGCCGACGCGCTGCCCGCGCTGCTCTTCCGCCTCTTCGTCTCCCGCGCCCCCGACTCGCCGCCGTGCTTCCTCGACCTCGCCGCGCACGACCCCGCGCTCGCCTACCTCCTCGAGTCGCTCCTCGCGCCCTCGGGCCCGCTCCTCGCCGCCATCTCCGCCGCGGACCGCCACGCCCTCCTCCGCTTCACCTTCCCGCGCGAGCGGCTCCCCGACTGGCTCGGCTTCGCGCTATCCTCCTCCGATCAGGTGATCTCGCCGCTCCTCGCCGGCCGCGTCGGCTCCAAGCTCCACCTCTCCGTCTTCGAGTACTACCTCTTCTGGTTCGCGTACCACCCCATCCCCGCCACCACCTCTGCCAATCCATCCCCCGGCCCCTCAAAACCACCGCCCTCCACCTGGAAACCCTCGCTGAAACCGCGCGCCCGCCTCGAGAGCTGGGTGTCCACCATCGCCCCCACGGCGGGCCGCAACCCCGACTCCAAACCGCACACATCGCTCTACCTCAACCTTCTCCACGCCTACCTCAAGGAGTTCGTGCCCAGCGACTGCGCCCCGCCCCGCGGCACACTGCTGCACCAGAATTCCCGACACGGCGTGGACGCAGCCGAATCGTTCAGGCGAGTCGAGTTCCTCGTGCACACGCTCGTGCAGTTCTGGCTGGTCGGGAACGATTTCTCGCCGCTGCCCGTGCAGACCTCCCGCGCCTACGGGCTGCCTTTGCTCTCTCTCCTCTCCCGTGCAAACACCACACTCTCCGACAGGCTGCCGGCGCCAGGGCTCGGCAATGCCGTGAAGCTGCTGGTGATGTATCTGAACAGCAGCAGCGGTGTTCCAGATGTGCGCAATGTGTTCGACGCAATGCTCTCGAGGAAGAAGCCATGTGAGAGCCCAGCTGGGTACTGGAATCCGTTGCTGCAGAGGCCGCTGTATCGGTTTACGCTGAGGACGTTCCTGTTCTGCCCGATGGGCGCAGATATCGAAAACGTTGCACAGGCTTTTTCTGCATGGATGGTCTACATGGAACCATGGAAGGTTCAGCAAGGTGATTTCAATGAGTACGATCTGCCACCTCCTGGTGGGCGAAATGTGCATTGCGTTGGTGATGGGAAGAGGCTAAACTGTGATGCAGAGTACTCCCCGGCATGGCAGGGCTACGTGCTATCCAACTATCTGTTCTACAGCTCACTGGTTGTCCATTTCCTGCGGTTCGCTCATAAGTTTATCCATTCTGATGTCGCCTCAGTGCTGCAAATGGTATCAAAG GTACTGCAAGTTTTGGGTTCCTCGGAATTATTGGGGCTTATCTACAAAGTTGATGCTGCTTATCATTCCAATCTTTCTGATTCCCAGTCCTGTTGTTTGGATGATGTGCTCAAGTATTTACCAGCTATCCGTGAGCAACTACAG GACTGGGAGGATGGGTTATCGAAACACAACACTGATGTGTCTTTCTTGCATGTGGAGAGGAACTCTAACCTAAGGCTTTTCAGTTTCGATGATAATGGGGCTTACAACTTGCTTAAG TTGCTGTTGCTAAGGGCTGAATCGGAGATTCAAGGTTTACCAGGTGATGCTATGATAACTCTCCAGACTCTGGATGTAATCAAATCCAATATGAAAAAGGTATTCTACAAGCATGTTGAAAGCTCCCAGGCAAACAATCTTCCAGAGGGAGAACACAACCAGCATCATGTACGTGGTGATGTATTCATACCTAAGCATCCAAGTCCAGGGAAAAGCTCACTGGCTGATATGAAAAATAATGGTGATTGGATGACGAGGCCCATCTCAGACACTGAAGTGGCCTGGCTTGCAAGGAGGCTGATCTGCTTTTCATCTTGGCTGAATGAAACCCTTCAACTTAAACATGCTGTCACAGATGTTGCCCCCACAGGCCCAATTATCATCAAGGTTGACCAAAATGAACCGAGCAGAGTTGGAGGCCCAAAGGATGCTGCCAGAATGGTGCTTGTTGGTGTCTTTACATTGTTCATGGTGGTGGGACAATGGATCCTGCGGTTCATGAGGATGCACAGGATTAGGATCAATCTCAGAATTCTTGCCTCCAAAAAGCTCCTGGCACTTGCTGTGCTGTACATGGTGTACAGTATAGCAAAGAATATGCTTTCTTGA